In one Solanum lycopersicum chromosome 11, SLM_r2.1 genomic region, the following are encoded:
- the DCL2d gene encoding endoribonuclease Dicer 2d isoform X5, translating into MESTDVAVFENQHLSADPLPFARSYQLEALEIALKQNTIVYLETGSGKTLIAIMLLRSYASLLRKPSPYIAVFLVPTVVLVTQQGDALMLHTDLKVGKYWGEKGVDYWNAATWQQLVDDHEVLVMTPAILHAALRHSFLQMGMIKVIIFDECHNARGKHPYASIMMEFYHRQLTRENAQLPRIFGMTASPIKSKGSSTADSYWQKIRDLENLMHSKVYTCSSESVLADYIPFSNPKLKIYEHVDIPSKLFQTLVHDLERLKEKHECLISQSNLSFMRDGSARRRLSKLHSNFLFCLSEMGAWLAFKSCEENDFLSSDDACVRDFCLGASTIFSAHLPSGPHWSIGKDIQANVDAGYLSSKVNCLLESLLEYRDRKDLRCIIFVERIITAIVLRSLLNELFLERSGWRTEVTTGRITTFKQNKIVEEFRKGLVNIIVATSILEEGLDVRSCNLVIRFDPSTTVCSFIQSRGRARMQNSDFILMVRKGDDATLTRMQNYKASVEIMRQESLRHASIPCSTLHDELYDECYKVESTGAVVTLSSSVSLLDFYCSRLPSDGYFKPDPTYVINEETETCTLQLPKSSPLQGIISVQGKRKILKQLACLEACKQLHRVGALTDNLVPDIVEEETINKELECKIKIVEQSLYYPSEFVSHCGNESEAVYYCYLVELPHDSYNDSQLHGIILAVRTKLKFDDEILAFDLDVDRRGRLKVQLNYRKVVIFTSEEIRRCQRFQVSVFRILRDPDLSKLQEVLAAVQSPIGSAVSDYLLLPSVGTPPEINWQYVNSLLFPSQVLGDKHMDWCSTQGRRCSVNTISEVVCSCMLENSLVCTPHNGRIYCINGFLENLDCNSLMGVRSEESITYREHYRKRYGINICSEEVPLLRGKHISKEAKDSSVALPPELCSLIMSPLFISTLNTYSYVPSIMHRIESLIMASNLKKMHLDHCTQNVVIPTAKILEAMTTKNCLEKFHLESLETLGDSFLKYAASIKLFKTYENDHQGLLTVKRKQIISNATLCRLGCARKMPGFIRNKPFVLKAWIIPGDNSQVHNFDEELLTSSVKMYSRGKQKIKSKIMADVVEALIGAYLSSGGEVAALSFMKWLGVDINFVDAPTSRHLPVNAEKLVNVRYLESLLHYKFNDPSLLVEALSHGSCMLPDIPRCYKRLEFLGDAVLDYVVTTHLYFKYPGLTPGLITDLRSASVNNECYALSAVKAGLHDHILYDLQVLQRHISSTVEDFKKLNLVSTFGWEAETTYPKMLSSPLLVRYLLILVSTKTLHFCAYDLFWNR; encoded by the exons ATGGAGTCAACAGATGTAGCAGTCTTTGAAAACCAACACCTCTCTGCTGACCCTTTGCCTTTTGCAAGAAG TTATCAGTTGGAAGCCCTTGAGATTGCATTAAAGCAGAACACAATTGTTTACTTGGAGACTGGTTCTGGAAAGACCTTGATTGCTATCATGCTTCTTAGAAGCTATGCTTCCCTTCTTCGTAAACCGTCGCCTTACATAGCTGTTTTCTTGGTTCCGACTGTTGTTCTAGTGACTCAG CAAGGAGATGCTCTGATGTTGCATACCGACTTAAAAGTGGGCAAATATTGGGGAGAAAAGGGTGTTGATTACTGGAATGCTGCTACATGGCAACAACTAGTGGACGATCATGAG GTACTTGTTATGACACCAGCAATATTACATGCTGCTTTGAGGCACAGTTTTTTACAAATGGGCATGATAAAAGTTATAATATTTGACGAGTGTCACAATGCACGAGGCAAGCACCCCTATGCCAGTATAATGATG GAATTTTATCATCGCCAGTTGACTCGTGAGAATGCACAACTTCCAAGAATATTTGGGATGACTGCTTCCCCTATAAAGTCTAAAG GTTCTAGCACGGCAGATAGTTATTGGCAAAAGATTCGTGACCTCGAGAATCTCATGCATTCCAAG GTATACACGTGTAGCAGTGAATCTGTTCTGGCGGATTATATCCCATTTTCAAATCCGAAGCTgaaaatatatgaacatgtggaTATTCCTTCCAAATTGTTTCAGACATTAGTTCATGACCTGGAAAGGTTGAAAGAAAAG CATGAATGTTTGATTTCACAGTCAAATCTGTCTTTTATGAGAGATGGATCTGCAAGAAGACGTTTATCAAAACTTCATTCgaatttcttattttgtttgagTGAGATGGGTGCTTGGCTGGCTTTCAAG TCCTGTGAAGAAAATGATTTCCTTTCATCGGACGATGCATGTGTTAGAGATTTCTGTTTGGGTGCATCTACGATTTTCTCGGCTCACTTACCTTCTG GACCACATTGGTCAATTGGAAAGGATATTCAGGCAAATGTGGATGCTGGATATTTGTCATCCAAAGTTAATTGTCTTCTAGAGTCTCTTCTCGAGTACAG GGACCGGAAGGATTTGAGATGCATCATATTTGTTGAGAGAATTATTACAGCCATTGTTCTTCGGTCTCTATTGAATGAGTTGTTTCTGGAACGAAGTGGTTGGAGAACTGAGGTCACAACAGGGCGTATTACTAcgttcaaacaaaataaaattgttgaagAATTTCGAAAGGGGTTG GTGAACATTATTGTAGCGACATCGATTCTTGAAGAGGGCTTGGATGTTCGAAGTTGCAACCTTGTCATTAGATTTGATCCCTCAACTACTGTTTGTAGCTTTATACAATCACGTGGAAGAGCTCGAATGCAAAACTCCGACTTCATTCTGATGGTCAGGAA AGGAGATGATGCAACCCTTACTCGCATGCAAAACTATAAAGCTAGTGTGGAGATAATGCGGCAAGAATCATTACGCCATGCTTCTATTCCGTGTTCAACTCTACATGATGAATTGTATGATGAATGCTACAAAGTTGAAAGCACAGGAGCAGTTGTCACCCTCAGTTCTAGCGTGTCATTGTTAGACTTCTATTGCTCAAGGCTACCGTCGGATGG gtACTTTAAACCCGATCCTACATATGTGATTAATGAGGAAACAGAAACCTGCACGCTACAACTTCCCAAAAGCTCGCCACTGCAAGGAATTATTAGCGTACAGGGgaagagaaaaatattgaagCAACTTGCATGCCTTGAAGCTTGTAAACAACTTCATCGTGTGGGTGCCTTGACTGACAATCTTGTTCCTGATATCGTGGAGGAAGAAACCATCAACAAAGAATTGG aatgtaaaataaaaattgttgaaCAATCATTATACTATCCATCAGAATTTGTTAGTCATTGCGGGAATGAGTCAGAAGCAGTGTACTACTGCTACCTAGTTGAGTTGCCACATGACTCTTACAACGATTCCCAGCTTCATGGGATTATACTTGCTGTTAGGACAAAGCTcaagtttgatgatgaaatattgGCATTTGACTTGGATGTTGATAGGAGGGGACGCTTGAAAGTTCAACTTAATTATAGGAAAGTTGTTATATTTACTTCTGAAGAG ATTCGACGGTGTCAAAGATTTCAAGTGAGTGTCTTCAGAATTCTTCGTGACCCCGATCTAAGTAAACTGCAGGAAGTTTTGGCTGCTGTTCAATCACCTATTGGTTCTGCAGTATCCGATTATCTGTTGCTCCCATCTGTGGGTACACCCCCCGAAATAAATTGGCAATATGTGAATTCTTTGCTGTTTCCGTCTCAAGTTCTTGGGGATAAGCATATGGATTGGTGTTCTACTCAAGGTCGCAGATGCAGTGTGAACACCATAAGTGAGGTGGTATGTAGCTGCATGTTGGAGAACTCATTGGTATGTACACCTCATAATGGACGTATATACTGCATAAACGGTTTTTTGGAGAATTTGGATTGCAACTCATTAATGGGTGTGAGAAGTGAAGAATCTATTACCTACAGAGAACACTACAGAAAGCG GTATGGGATCAACATATGCTCTGAAGAAGTACCACTTCTTAGGGGAAAACATATTTCTAAGGAAGCTAAAG ATTCATCTGTTGCATTGCCTCCTGAACTTTGTTCCCTCATCATGTCACCTCTCTTTATATCTACCCTTAATACCTATTCATATGTTCCTTCGATTATGCATCGGATTGAGTCCTTGATTATGGCCtcaaacttgaaaaaaatgcaTTTGGATCACTGCACACAAAATGTTGTTATTCCAACTGCTAAG aTTTTGGAAGCAATGACAACGAAGAATTGTCTCGAGAAGTTTCATTTGGAATCACTTGAGACACTTGGAGACTCCTTTCTCAAATATGCTGCCAGTATAAAGCTGTTCAAGACTTATGAAAATGATCATCAAGGTCTTCTCACCGTTAAGAGAAAACAAATCATTTCCAACGCTACACTATGCAGGCTTGGATGTGCTCGTAAAATGCCG GGATTTATCCGTAATAAACCATTCGTTCTTAAAGCATGGATTATTCCTGGTGATAATTCTCAAGTTCACAACTTCGACGAAGAGCTACTAACGTCCTCAGTTAAAATGTATAGTAGGGGAAAACAGAAGATTAAAAGTAAGATAATGGCTGATGTGGTCGAGGCACTAATAGGTGCCTACCTCAGCTCGGGTGGGGAAGTAGCGGCTTTGTCATTTATGAAATGGCTTGGAGTGGACATCAATTTTGTTGATGCACCTACGTCAAGGCACTTACCCGTGAATGCAGAGAAGCTAGTTAACGTCAGATACTTGGAATCCCTGCTACATTACAAGTTCAATGATCCTTCTCTGCTTGTTGAAGCGCTAAGTCATGGATCTTGCATGCTACCTGACATTCCACGATGCTATAAG CGCTTGGAATTTCTCGGAGATGCAGTGCTAGATTACGTTGTTACAACACATCTCTATTTCAAATATCCGGGACTAACTCCAGGACTTATTACTGATTTGAGGTCTGCCTCTGTAAACAATGAATGTTATGCTCTATCTGCAGTTAAGGCTGGCCTGCACGATCACATTCTTTATGACCTGCAAGTTCTGCAAAGGCATATATCTAGTACTGTCGAGGATTTCAAGAAATTGAACCTTGTGTCCACATTCGGATGGGAGGCTGAAACTACTTACCCGAAG ATGTTATCGAGTCCCTTGCTGGTGCGATATTTGTTGATTCTGGTTTCAACCAAGACACTACATTTCTGTGCATACGACCTCTTTTGGAACCGTTGA
- the DCL2d gene encoding endoribonuclease Dicer 2d isoform X6, with protein MHEEFYHRQLTRENAQLPRIFGMTASPIKSKGSSTADSYWQKIRDLENLMHSKVYTCSSESVLADYIPFSNPKLKIYEHVDIPSKLFQTLVHDLERLKEKHECLISQSNLSFMRDGSARRRLSKLHSNFLFCLSEMGAWLAFKSCEENDFLSSDDACVRDFCLGASTIFSAHLPSGPHWSIGKDIQANVDAGYLSSKVNCLLESLLEYRDRKDLRCIIFVERIITAIVLRSLLNELFLERSGWRTEVTTGRITTFKQNKIVEEFRKGLVNIIVATSILEEGLDVRSCNLVIRFDPSTTVCSFIQSRGRARMQNSDFILMVRKGDDATLTRMQNYKASVEIMRQESLRHASIPCSTLHDELYDECYKVESTGAVVTLSSSVSLLDFYCSRLPSDGYFKPDPTYVINEETETCTLQLPKSSPLQGIISVQGKRKILKQLACLEACKQLHRVGALTDNLVPDIVEEETINKELECKIKIVEQSLYYPSEFVSHCGNESEAVYYCYLVELPHDSYNDSQLHGIILAVRTKLKFDDEILAFDLDVDRRGRLKVQLNYRKVVIFTSEEVRWFLSSFYSLPVKMVWGRLKVQLNYRKVVIFTSEEVRWFLSSFYSLPVKMVGELHLFDLSLQIRRCQRFQVSVFRILRDPDLSKLQEVLAAVQSPIGSAVSDYLLLPSVGTPPEINWQYVNSLLFPSQVLGDKHMDWCSTQGRRCSVNTISEVVCSCMLENSLVCTPHNGRIYCINGFLENLDCNSLMGVRSEESITYREHYRKRYGINICSEEVPLLRGKHISKEAKDSSVALPPELCSLIMSPLFISTLNTYSYVPSIMHRIESLIMASNLKKMHLDHCTQNVVIPTAKILEAMTTKNCLEKFHLESLETLGDSFLKYAASIKLFKTYENDHQGLLTVKRKQIISNATLCRLGCARKMPGFIRNKPFVLKAWIIPGDNSQVHNFDEELLTSSVKMYSRGKQKIKSKIMADVVEALIGAYLSSGGEVAALSFMKWLGVDINFVDAPTSRHLPVNAEKLVNVRYLESLLHYKFNDPSLLVEALSHGSCMLPDIPRCYKRLEFLGDAVLDYVVTTHLYFKYPGLTPGLITDLRSASVNNECYALSAVKAGLHDHILYDLQVLQRHISSTVEDFKKLNLVSTFGWEAETTYPKVLADVIESLAGAIFVDSGFNQDTTFLCIRPLLEPLITPQTLKVHPARELRELCHQKGYIKQKNVVFRENGIVYVTVEVEANGVIHKDSNSGRNQKMAEKVASKYLLKSLKEYPYNP; from the exons ATGCACGAG GAATTTTATCATCGCCAGTTGACTCGTGAGAATGCACAACTTCCAAGAATATTTGGGATGACTGCTTCCCCTATAAAGTCTAAAG GTTCTAGCACGGCAGATAGTTATTGGCAAAAGATTCGTGACCTCGAGAATCTCATGCATTCCAAG GTATACACGTGTAGCAGTGAATCTGTTCTGGCGGATTATATCCCATTTTCAAATCCGAAGCTgaaaatatatgaacatgtggaTATTCCTTCCAAATTGTTTCAGACATTAGTTCATGACCTGGAAAGGTTGAAAGAAAAG CATGAATGTTTGATTTCACAGTCAAATCTGTCTTTTATGAGAGATGGATCTGCAAGAAGACGTTTATCAAAACTTCATTCgaatttcttattttgtttgagTGAGATGGGTGCTTGGCTGGCTTTCAAG TCCTGTGAAGAAAATGATTTCCTTTCATCGGACGATGCATGTGTTAGAGATTTCTGTTTGGGTGCATCTACGATTTTCTCGGCTCACTTACCTTCTG GACCACATTGGTCAATTGGAAAGGATATTCAGGCAAATGTGGATGCTGGATATTTGTCATCCAAAGTTAATTGTCTTCTAGAGTCTCTTCTCGAGTACAG GGACCGGAAGGATTTGAGATGCATCATATTTGTTGAGAGAATTATTACAGCCATTGTTCTTCGGTCTCTATTGAATGAGTTGTTTCTGGAACGAAGTGGTTGGAGAACTGAGGTCACAACAGGGCGTATTACTAcgttcaaacaaaataaaattgttgaagAATTTCGAAAGGGGTTG GTGAACATTATTGTAGCGACATCGATTCTTGAAGAGGGCTTGGATGTTCGAAGTTGCAACCTTGTCATTAGATTTGATCCCTCAACTACTGTTTGTAGCTTTATACAATCACGTGGAAGAGCTCGAATGCAAAACTCCGACTTCATTCTGATGGTCAGGAA AGGAGATGATGCAACCCTTACTCGCATGCAAAACTATAAAGCTAGTGTGGAGATAATGCGGCAAGAATCATTACGCCATGCTTCTATTCCGTGTTCAACTCTACATGATGAATTGTATGATGAATGCTACAAAGTTGAAAGCACAGGAGCAGTTGTCACCCTCAGTTCTAGCGTGTCATTGTTAGACTTCTATTGCTCAAGGCTACCGTCGGATGG gtACTTTAAACCCGATCCTACATATGTGATTAATGAGGAAACAGAAACCTGCACGCTACAACTTCCCAAAAGCTCGCCACTGCAAGGAATTATTAGCGTACAGGGgaagagaaaaatattgaagCAACTTGCATGCCTTGAAGCTTGTAAACAACTTCATCGTGTGGGTGCCTTGACTGACAATCTTGTTCCTGATATCGTGGAGGAAGAAACCATCAACAAAGAATTGG aatgtaaaataaaaattgttgaaCAATCATTATACTATCCATCAGAATTTGTTAGTCATTGCGGGAATGAGTCAGAAGCAGTGTACTACTGCTACCTAGTTGAGTTGCCACATGACTCTTACAACGATTCCCAGCTTCATGGGATTATACTTGCTGTTAGGACAAAGCTcaagtttgatgatgaaatattgGCATTTGACTTGGATGTTGATAGGAGGGGACGCTTGAAAGTTCAACTTAATTATAGGAAAGTTGTTATATTTACTTCTGAAGAGGTGAGATggtttttatcatctttttacTCGTTACCTGTAAAAATGGTATGGGGACGCTTGAAAGTTCAACTTAATTATAGGAAAGTTGTTATATTTACTTCTGAAGAGGTGAGATggtttttatcatctttttacTCGTTACCTGTAAAAATGGTTGGTGAACTCCACCTTTTTGATCTATCTCTTCAGATTCGACGGTGTCAAAGATTTCAAGTGAGTGTCTTCAGAATTCTTCGTGACCCCGATCTAAGTAAACTGCAGGAAGTTTTGGCTGCTGTTCAATCACCTATTGGTTCTGCAGTATCCGATTATCTGTTGCTCCCATCTGTGGGTACACCCCCCGAAATAAATTGGCAATATGTGAATTCTTTGCTGTTTCCGTCTCAAGTTCTTGGGGATAAGCATATGGATTGGTGTTCTACTCAAGGTCGCAGATGCAGTGTGAACACCATAAGTGAGGTGGTATGTAGCTGCATGTTGGAGAACTCATTGGTATGTACACCTCATAATGGACGTATATACTGCATAAACGGTTTTTTGGAGAATTTGGATTGCAACTCATTAATGGGTGTGAGAAGTGAAGAATCTATTACCTACAGAGAACACTACAGAAAGCG GTATGGGATCAACATATGCTCTGAAGAAGTACCACTTCTTAGGGGAAAACATATTTCTAAGGAAGCTAAAG ATTCATCTGTTGCATTGCCTCCTGAACTTTGTTCCCTCATCATGTCACCTCTCTTTATATCTACCCTTAATACCTATTCATATGTTCCTTCGATTATGCATCGGATTGAGTCCTTGATTATGGCCtcaaacttgaaaaaaatgcaTTTGGATCACTGCACACAAAATGTTGTTATTCCAACTGCTAAG aTTTTGGAAGCAATGACAACGAAGAATTGTCTCGAGAAGTTTCATTTGGAATCACTTGAGACACTTGGAGACTCCTTTCTCAAATATGCTGCCAGTATAAAGCTGTTCAAGACTTATGAAAATGATCATCAAGGTCTTCTCACCGTTAAGAGAAAACAAATCATTTCCAACGCTACACTATGCAGGCTTGGATGTGCTCGTAAAATGCCG GGATTTATCCGTAATAAACCATTCGTTCTTAAAGCATGGATTATTCCTGGTGATAATTCTCAAGTTCACAACTTCGACGAAGAGCTACTAACGTCCTCAGTTAAAATGTATAGTAGGGGAAAACAGAAGATTAAAAGTAAGATAATGGCTGATGTGGTCGAGGCACTAATAGGTGCCTACCTCAGCTCGGGTGGGGAAGTAGCGGCTTTGTCATTTATGAAATGGCTTGGAGTGGACATCAATTTTGTTGATGCACCTACGTCAAGGCACTTACCCGTGAATGCAGAGAAGCTAGTTAACGTCAGATACTTGGAATCCCTGCTACATTACAAGTTCAATGATCCTTCTCTGCTTGTTGAAGCGCTAAGTCATGGATCTTGCATGCTACCTGACATTCCACGATGCTATAAG CGCTTGGAATTTCTCGGAGATGCAGTGCTAGATTACGTTGTTACAACACATCTCTATTTCAAATATCCGGGACTAACTCCAGGACTTATTACTGATTTGAGGTCTGCCTCTGTAAACAATGAATGTTATGCTCTATCTGCAGTTAAGGCTGGCCTGCACGATCACATTCTTTATGACCTGCAAGTTCTGCAAAGGCATATATCTAGTACTGTCGAGGATTTCAAGAAATTGAACCTTGTGTCCACATTCGGATGGGAGGCTGAAACTACTTACCCGAAG GTGCTTGCAGATGTTATCGAGTCCCTTGCTGGTGCGATATTTGTTGATTCTGGTTTCAACCAAGACACTACATTTCTGTGCATACGACCTCTTTTGGAACCGTTGATTACACCTCAGACGCTAAAAGTCCATCCAGCAAGAGAGTTACGCGAACTATGTCACCAGAAAGGTTATATAAAGCAGAAGAATGTCGTCTTTCGTGAGAATGGTATAGTATATGTTACAGTAGAGGTTGAAGCAAATGGTGTTATTCACAAGGACTCGAACTCGGGACGAAACCAAAAAATGGCTGAGAAGGTGGCTAGCAAATATTTGCTCAAGTCTCTCAAAGAATATCCATACAATCCATAG